In one Coccinella septempunctata chromosome 6, icCocSept1.1, whole genome shotgun sequence genomic region, the following are encoded:
- the LOC123315558 gene encoding FACT complex subunit Ssrp1, whose product MDFLEYSDIQAEIKGCMTPGKLKMTDQNIAFKNSKTGKVEQIQVSDLDDVFFQNFAGSLGLRIFLKNGNLFRFAGFKESEKEKLAKYFSSSCKITSLEKELSLKGWNWGTAKFTGSVLSFNVGEKTAFEIPLNYVSQCTSGKNEITMEFHQNDDAPVSLMEMRFFIPQSELAGDVDPVEAFQENVMKKASVINVSGDAIAIFREIHCLTPRGRYDIKIFNTFFQLHGKTFDYKIPMSTVLRLFILPHRDQRQIFFVISLDPPIKQGQTRYHFLVLLFRQEEETSIELPFSDEELKTKFEGRLEKEISGPTYEVLGKVMKAIINRKITGPGSFIGHTGTAAVGCSYKAAAGFLYPLERGFIYIHKPPIHIRFDEIASVNYARGGGNTRSFDFEVELKSGTVHTFSSIEKEEYAKLFDFIASKKLHVKNRGKNEKASYKDDFGDSDNETAPDAYLERVKAEGQEREEDSEDESTDEDFNPDAAGSDKGDDSKTSESSSEGEDDE is encoded by the coding sequence ATGGACTTCTTAGAATACTCAGATATACAAGCTGAAATAAAAGGATGTATGACTCCTGGCAAATTGAAGATGACCGATCAGAACATTGCTTTCAAAAACAGCAAGACAGGAAAGGTAGAACAGATACAAGTAAGCGATTTAGATGAtgttttctttcaaaattttgctgGGTCCCTAGGCCTTAGGATATTCCTCAAGAATGGTAATTTATTCAGATTTGCTGGTTTCAAAGAATCTGAAAAAGAGAAATTGGCCAAATATTTTTCCTCCTCATGTAAAATCACATCGTTGGAAAAGGAGCTCAGCTTGAAAGGATGGAATTGGGGTACTGCTAAATTTACTGGATCTGTTCTGAGTTTCAACGTTGGAGAGAAGACAGCTTTTGAAATTCCACTGAATTATGTATCACAATGTACATCCGGTAAAAATGAAATTACCATGGAATTCCACCAAAATGATGATGCCCCAGTAAGTTTAATGGAAATGAGGTTCTTCATTCCTCAGAGTGAATTAGCTGGAGATGTTGATCCTGTGGAAGCATTCCAGGAGAATGTTATGAAGAAAGCTAGTGTTATCAATGTATCCGGTGATGCAATTGCAATTTTCAGGGAAATCCATTGCCTTACACCTCGTGGTCGTTACGatataaaaatattcaacacATTCTTCCAACTCCATGGTAAAACTTTCGATTACAAAATACCTATGTCAACAGTGCTCAGGCTATTCATTTTACCTCATAGAGATCAAAGACAAATATTTTTCGTTATAAGTTTAGATCCCCCAATCAAACAAGGACAGACTAGATACCATTTTCTGGTACTTTTATTCAGACAAGAAGAGGAAACTTCTATTGAACTTCCCTTCTCAGATGAAGAGTTGAAAACGAAGTTTGAGGGAAGGTTAGAAAAAGAAATTTCTGGACCCACATATGAAGTTTTGGGAAAAGTTATGAAGGCTATAATTAATCGTAAAATAACCGGACCAGGTAGTTTTATTGGTCACACTGGTACTGCTGCCGTTGGATGCTCCTACAAGGCTGCTGCTGGTTTCTTGTATCCCTTGGAGCGAGGTTTCATTTACATCCATAAACCACCAATTCACATCCGTTTTGATGAAATAGCCTCAGTTAATTATGCTCGTGGAGGGGGTAACACGAGGTCTTTCGACTTTGAAGTTGAGTTAAAGTCTGGTACTGTTCATACATTCAGCAGCATCGAAAAAGAGGAATATGCCAAACTCTTCGATTTCATAGCTTCGAAGAAACTGCATGTTAAAAACAGGGGTAAAAATGAGAAGGCATCTTACAAAGACGATTTTGGAGATTCCGACAACGAAACAGCACCAGATGCTTACTTGGAGCGTGTTAAAGCTGAAGGTCAAGAAAGGGAGGAAGATAGCGAGGACGAAAGTACAGATGAAGATTTTAACCCTGATGCCGCAGGAAGTGATAAAGGGGATGATAGTAAAACAAGTGAAAGTTCCTCAGAAGGAGAGGATGATGAATAA
- the LOC123315765 gene encoding uncharacterized protein LOC123315765 isoform X1 — MNRQINVQNEQNEDESEETLLDQCESCCHELQHAATYPYQCVYNDVLQEYKIRLKRARMELADKELMIALLKEQHSKMDNYCRCSLEEARNIKAKYFQLAQDMENMKKEYLIQMHRPSNASNESAEAYLRSEIDAWKKENKEILGKIEMVDFDVQKLLQIVSDTAGGGQGGELEARMARLEEVIEKQSGILALLHSKVAEHSKAMIFSDILVGSKLDEIMERTDKSREDLKDLDALKSKETSKNATTNTEDPRQHFMDEVTSTTNTELILGDFLEIAAREKKFFEDHGAISISEVYPPPSEQLSGISEMTTGEKNKLFREMPVNPIVPPKRHQNPLEGFNEFQHFESARFSGGLSPFTPGVVEENDEKSLETPVIGSTPTSKSGYSLPACCVIPQEESEKSMLTNDFPVVLFKNVDKKKVPLCCRASGDLGEDLRIEEVSSSTQPDYSGTLPVDIMAGDQKVTTPELSLREQFLPLVLDETSSLAMKAGEGQSETSKDDPLQNVKIPKCCKVPKETKEDASIEEYEHPIDEEEIPIIYEIEIPPTPVYEEEIPRKFVSLLSLSTQNNEDDGVNFLLSLSDHLRETVKQLDQTLEAAQRETTTLHSLKEDFVRIIDQELNKNLPEIKANIDLVNNTLNVIQNDVKIIKIDLKNVLKQQKKQSEELKKSNETKELRAEKKKTDPNKVLVRVKSLEKRLCECGKDVFKEKNKTVCKPATGCKCKYTNKQTNNKDDDNTKDRKICLTVQTCLLNADNSMIVPFFTRFGNENNDFGYIPRLTYKIKKEHDEESEKY, encoded by the exons ATGAATCGACAGATCAACGTACAAAACGAACAGAATGAAGACGAATCCGAGGAAACGCTCTTGGATCAGTGTGAATCTTGCTGTCATGAGCTTCAACATGCTGCAACCTACCCATACCAATGTGTGTACAACGATGTGCTCCAGGAGTACAAAATCAGACTCAAAAGGGCGAGAATGGAGCTGGCCGACAAAGAATTGATGATCGCCCTGTTGAAAGAACAGCATTCCAAGATGGACAATTATTGCAGGTGCAGCTTGGAAGAGGCACGCAACATCAAGGCCAAGTATTTCCAGCTGGCGCAGGACATGGAGAACATGAAGAAGGAATACTTG ATCCAAATGCATAGACCGTCAAATGCAAGCAATGAATCGGCAGAGGCATACCTCAGATCCGAAATTGATGCGTGGAAAAAGGA gaacaAAGAGATTCTCGGCAAGATCGAGATGGTGGATTTCGACGTGCAGAAACTGCTTCAGATCGTGTCGGATACGGCGGGGGGTGGTCAGGGGGGCGAGCTGGAAGCCCGGATGGCCAGACTGGAGGAGGTGATCGAGAAGCAGTCGGGCATCCTGGCCCTGTTGCATTCCAAGGTCGCGGAGCACTCGAAGGCGATGATATTTTCGGATATCCTCGTGGGGTCGAAGCTGGACGAAATCATGGAGAGGACCGATAAATCGCGGGAGGACTTGAAAG ATCTCGACGCTCTCAAATCCAAAGAAACGTCAAAAAACGCTACGACAAACACCGAAGACCCGCGGCAGCATTTCATGGACGAGGTGACCAGCACCACCAACACAGAGCTGATACTGGGCGATTTCCTCGAAATAGCCGCCAGAGAGAAGAAGTTTTTCGAAGACCACGGAGCCATATCCATATCCGAAGTCTACCCACCGCCCTCCGAACAACTGTCGGGAATTTCCGAGATGACAACCGGCGAAAAAAATAAGCTCTTTCGAGAGATGCCGGTCAACCCCATCGTTCCGCCCAAGAGACATCAAAACCCGTTGGAGGGCTTCAATGAGTTCCAACATTTCGAATCCGCCAGGTTCTCCGGTGGACTCAGCCCCTTTACACCTGGCGTGGTCGAGGAAAACGACGAAAAAAGCCTAGAAACTCCTGTGATCGGTAGTACACCAACATCAAAGAGTGGTTACTCTTTGCCAGCATGCTGCGTCATTCCACAAGAAGAATCTGAAAAATCTATGCTCACAAATGATTTTCCAGTGGTCTTGTTCAAAAACGTAGATAAAAAGAAGGTACCACTTTGTTGTAGAGCTTCTGGGGACCTAGGAGAAGATTTGCGAATAGAAGAAGTATCCAGTTCCACGCAACCAGATTATTCTGGAACACTTCCTGTGGATATAATGGCAGGAGATCAAAAAGTGACCACTCCAGAACTTTCTCTTCGAGAGCAATTTTTGCCTCTAGTCTTAGACGAAACTTCTTCACTAGCAATGAAAGCTGGAGAAGGTCAAAGTGAAACATCGAAAGATGACCCACTTCAAAACGTTAAGATTCCAAAATGCTGTAAGGTACCGAAAGAAACCAAAGAAGACGCCAGCATAGAAGAATATGAACATCCAATAGACGAAGAGGAGATCCCGATAATATACGAAATTGAAATACCGCCAACGCCTGTTTATGAAGAAGAGATACCAAGAAAATTCGTATCGCTTTTATCGCTTTCAACACAGAACAACGAGGATGATGGTGTGAATTTTCTACTGTCGCTAAGTGACCATCTTCGTGAAACTGTCAAGCAACTGGATCAGACTTTGGAAGCTGCCCAACGCGAGACAACAACTCTGCACTCTTTGAAAGAAGATTTCGTCAGAATAATCGATCAGGAACTGAACAAAAACCTTCCGGAAATCAAGGCAAACATCGATCTCGTCAACAACACTCTGAACGTGATTCAAAACGATGTTAAAATCATAAAGATCGATTTGAAAAACGTTTTGAAGCAACAGAAAAAACAAAGTGAAGAACTCAAAAAGAGTAATGAAACCAAAGAATTACGAGCAGAGAAAAAGAAAACGGATCCGAATAAAGTATTGGTAAGGGTGAAAAGTCTAGAGAAACGCTTGTGTGAATGTGGAAAGGATGTTTTCAAGGAGAAgaataaaaccgtttgtaaaCCGGCCACCGGGTGTAAATGTAAAtatacaaacaaacaaacaaataacaaaGACGACGACAACACGAAAGATAGGAAAATTTGTCTCACGGTACAGACTTGCCTTTTGAATGCTGATAATTCGATGATAGTGCCTTTTTTTACGCGATTCGGgaatgaaaataatgattttGGATATATTCCAAGATTAACGTACAAAATAAAAAAGGAACATGATGAAGAAAGCGAAAAATATTAG
- the LOC123315386 gene encoding uncharacterized protein LOC123315386 has translation MMETKFEMPVFDGEASETESEESGHITFYDDSITMDIANKVQCLEVTGEDAESGDEKESTSSASTATVQKLVKEPKKVKVNSKSQSLLNFKLRESNSMFYNDMEDVIKEFLKTNEKSLTDIDQHISKSQIILQAANPSLKNLHSQSNSLKNKLETLLSSNFLSNVKIKE, from the exons atgatggaaacaaaatttgaaatgcCCGTCTTTGATGGAGAAGCTTCCGAAACTGAGAGTGAAGAAAGTGGTCATATCACCTTTTATGATGATAgc ATAACAATGGATATAGCAAACAAAGTTCAATGTCTGGAGGTTACTGGTGAAGACGCGGAATCTGGCGATG aaaagGAAAGCACATCTAGTGCAAGTACTGCTACAGTTCAGAAATTGGTGAAAGAACCGAAAAAGGTGAAAGTGAATAGTAAAAGCCAGTCTTTACTTAATTTCAAGTTGA GAGAATCAAATAGCATGTTTTATAATGACATGGAAGATGTTATCAAAGAATTTTTGAAAACCAATGAGAAATCCCTGACTGATATAGATCAGCATATTTCCAAATCACAGATAATTTTACAAGCAGCCAACCCATCCCTGAAGAACTTGCATTCCCAATCAAATTCTTTGAAGAATAAACTTGAAACGCTTTTATCCTCTAATTTTTTATCAAACGTGAAAATAAAGGAATAG
- the LOC123315765 gene encoding uncharacterized protein LOC123315765 isoform X2 has translation MNRQINVQNEQNEDESEETLLDQCESCCHELQHAATYPYQCVYNDVLQEYKIRLKRARMELADKELMIALLKEQHSKMDNYCRCSLEEARNIKAKYFQLAQDMENMKKEYLIQMHRPSNASNESAEAYLRSEIDAWKKENKEILGKIEMVDFDVQKLLQIVSDTAGGGQGGELEARMARLEEVIEKQSGILALLHSKVAEHSKAMIFSDILVGSKLDEIMERTDKSREDLKDDISLLKKKPQKPVNTSIGTNDILSLESFNVAIPSIGEGSTNQSVLLELMKIPRNSVPASIKAKELSSLDRSNTSAALPATAAETAEQRRVLELGDKPQESLTKSIDLKKLLSLDRASLLAALSIAAEDPMDEKSLQETNKMAQDSFTTSVHLKKLLSLDPSFKFLPPTGEGSTERKESQDQQSSLALNPEDDVRISIQIQRASKSKESMQSVQKTENHSEMESERSSRVKNNS, from the exons ATGAATCGACAGATCAACGTACAAAACGAACAGAATGAAGACGAATCCGAGGAAACGCTCTTGGATCAGTGTGAATCTTGCTGTCATGAGCTTCAACATGCTGCAACCTACCCATACCAATGTGTGTACAACGATGTGCTCCAGGAGTACAAAATCAGACTCAAAAGGGCGAGAATGGAGCTGGCCGACAAAGAATTGATGATCGCCCTGTTGAAAGAACAGCATTCCAAGATGGACAATTATTGCAGGTGCAGCTTGGAAGAGGCACGCAACATCAAGGCCAAGTATTTCCAGCTGGCGCAGGACATGGAGAACATGAAGAAGGAATACTTG ATCCAAATGCATAGACCGTCAAATGCAAGCAATGAATCGGCAGAGGCATACCTCAGATCCGAAATTGATGCGTGGAAAAAGGA gaacaAAGAGATTCTCGGCAAGATCGAGATGGTGGATTTCGACGTGCAGAAACTGCTTCAGATCGTGTCGGATACGGCGGGGGGTGGTCAGGGGGGCGAGCTGGAAGCCCGGATGGCCAGACTGGAGGAGGTGATCGAGAAGCAGTCGGGCATCCTGGCCCTGTTGCATTCCAAGGTCGCGGAGCACTCGAAGGCGATGATATTTTCGGATATCCTCGTGGGGTCGAAGCTGGACGAAATCATGGAGAGGACCGATAAATCGCGGGAGGACTTGAAAG ACGATATTTcgttgctgaagaaaaaaccGCAAAAACCCGTTAACACTTCTATAGGAACGAACGACATACTGTCCCTCGAAAGTTTCAACGTGGCAATTCCTTCCATAGGTGAAGGATCCACCAATCAGAGCGTGCTGCTCGAGCTAATGAAAATACCACGAAACAGCGTTCCCGCCTCCATAAAAGCGAAAGAACTTTCGTCCCTCGACCGGAGTAACACCTCGGCGGCATTACCTGCCACAGCTGCAGAAACCGCGGAACAGAGGAGGGTGCTGGAGCTGGGAGACAAACCCCAAGAAAGCCTCACCAAATCGATCGACCTGAAAAAGCTGTTGTCTCTAGACAGAGCCAGCCTCTTGGCAGCTTTGTCCATAGCCGCCGAAGACCCCATGGATGAGAAGAGCTTGCAAGAGACGAATAAGATGGCCCAAGACAGCTTCACCACTTCCGTCCATCTGAAGAAGCTACTGTCGCTGGACCCGAGTTTCAAATTCTTACCGCCCACGGGTGAAGGTTCAACGGAACGAAAAGAGTCCCAGGATCAACAGTCATCGCTCGCACTAAACCCAGAAGACGACGTAAGGATATCCATACAGATACAGCGAGCTTCGAAGTCCAAGGAGTCGATGCAGTCCGTGCAAAAGACAGAAAATCACAGTGAGATGGAATCTGAGAGGAGTAGTAGAGTCAAGAATAATTCCTGA
- the LOC123315348 gene encoding uncharacterized protein LOC123315348, whose protein sequence is MVHKKAKKPKCRICGKGCGCYVPYKDCFFPRKEPRYIKYMVSHTKWNEDLKNYNFHLKRVFDAKCYIDATPPNMNLTYYLQIHRLNKDTERCSEIDRDNKKLLQKIIEINRKGGDTDNINTNAFMNVSQWRKNQLKMIKIDEENKRVHGNLCDAKPYYPKKEQSLEWKRFLKKMKLSAKFPIGIFQKTSLDDVLCSQPTISGNLEKTSERPECFLEFKVDGGEYLGKILVELYRDHVPVTVQNFMELLSGRFELGYKGCPVHRIVKDRYLETGDITKGNGTGGFSIYGESFDEENHSLKHTKAGVLSMVRLGTSEKNNSRFCITFMNMQEWDRKNVVFGKVIHGANVLTKLSSYGRRIGKPLERIYISRCGLLPNCNCLEEHMIKCA, encoded by the exons ATGGTACATAAGAAAGCGAAGAAACCCAAATgcagaatttgtggaaaaggatGCGGGTGTTATGTACCATACAAAGACTGTTTTTTCCCCAGGAAAGAGCCCAGGTATATCAAGTACATGGTTTCGCACACCAAATGGAatgaagatttgaaaaattataactTCCACTTGAAGAGG GTCTTTGATGCAAAATGCTACATCGATGCCACACCACCAAACATGAACCTGACCTATTACCTGCAGATTCACAGACTCAACAAAGACACAGAACGATGCTCTGAAATCGATAGAGACAACAAAAAACTGCTGCAGAAAATAATCGAAATAAACAGAAAAGGG GGTGACACAGACAACATCAATACAAATGCCTTCATGAACGTATCTCAGTGGAGGAAAAACCAGCTCAAGATGATCAAAATAGACGAAGAGAATAAACGAGTTCATGGAAATTTATGCGACGCT AAACCTTACTATCCAAAAAAGGAGCAGTCTTTGGAGTGGAAACGTTTCCTCAAGAAGATGAAGCTATCGGCAAAATTTCCTATCGGAATATTCCAGAAAACCAGTCTGGATGATGTCCTCTGCTCCCAACCCACCATTTCTGGAAATCTGGAAAAGACCTCTGAACGTCCAGA GTGTTTCCTGGAATTCAAAGTGGACGGTGGGGAATACTTGGGGAAGATACTCGTTGAACTGTACAGGGATCACGTGCCGGTTACTGTTCAGAATTTCATGGAACTCCTCAGCGGTAGGTTCGAGCTGGGCTACAAAGGATGTCCTGTACACAGGATAGTCAAGGATAGGTATTTGGAAACCGGGGACATCACTAAGGGAAACGGTACTGGTGGATTTTCCATATATGGAGAGTCTTTTGACGAGGAGAATCATAGTCTTAAGCATACGAAAGCAG GGGTTTTATCCATGGTAAGGTTGGGTACGAGCGAAAAGAACAACTCGAGATTCTGTATCACTTTTATGAACATGCAAGAGTGGGACAGGAAGAACGTAGTTTTTGGGAAGGTCATACATGGAGCCAACGTTTTGACCAAACTCAGTTCTTATGGCAGAAGGATTGGCAAGCCTCTGGAGCGTATTTATATATCTAGATGTGGATTGCTACCAAACTGCAACTGCTTGGAGGAGCATATGATAAAATGTGCCTGA